The genomic window GCGCCTCGTAGGGCGTGCCCATGTAGTCGTTATATTTCGGAAGCGACGGGGAGAACATGATGTCGTAGTAGTTGAAATTGTCGATGCCGAACGAGAGATATTCGGATACCACGGCCTTCGCCTGTTCCACGGGATCGCGGGCACGATCGCGGGCGCGATGGAGTCGGTCGTACAGGTCCCTGAAGCCGCGGATGAGTATCGTGATGTATATCTCGTCCTTGCTCCGGAAATAGTTATACAGGTTTGTCGCGGACATCTCCATCTTCACCGCGAGCCTGCGCATGGTCATTCCCGCGAAACCGCCCGCGGCGATGAGCCCGACCGCGCTCTCTATTATGCTTTCCCTTACCTTTTCGATCTCCGCGGCAGCGCGCGCCGGTTTCGTCATGGTGTCCCCCGTGAGCCCGTGGTCATTCGTCCCTTTGCGACGACAGGGGTCCGATACAGCCGGCTCCCCTGTTTCGGGATTTGCACCGGGGAGATGTTTGCCGGGCCCGAATTCCCGGTCGAACGCTACCAGAATCGTATCGCGGCGTAAACTCATATTTGTTTCCGGCCGGGGTGCGGATGATTTTTCGTGAAAAGGGGAGCGAAAGAGCATATTGTTCTCCCGGAAGAATGGTGTGT from Spirochaetota bacterium includes these protein-coding regions:
- a CDS encoding TetR/AcrR family transcriptional regulator translates to MAYYAGNYTGETPTTLRKEESNAAPHPTSITDTHTPFFRENNMLFRSPFHEKSSAPRPETNMSLRRDTILVAFDREFGPGKHLPGANPETGEPAVSDPCRRKGTNDHGLTGDTMTKPARAAAEIEKVRESIIESAVGLIAAGGFAGMTMRRLAVKMEMSATNLYNYFRSKDEIYITILIRGFRDLYDRLHRARDRARDPVEQAKAVVSEYLSFGIDNFNYYDIMFSPSLPKYNDYMGTPYEA